CTTTCCCGTTCCCGCCGAATTCGCCAAGCAAGCCCTGATCGACGAGAAGACCTACCAGGAATGGTATGCGCGCTCGGTCAACGATCCGGATGGCTTCTGGGGCGAACACGGCAAGCGCCTGGATTGGATCAAGCCCTACACCAAGGTCAAGGAAGTCTCCTACACCGGCGACGTCTCCATCAACTGGTTCGCCGACGGCACCTTGAACGTGGCTGCCAATTGCCTGGACCGTCACTTGGCCAAGCGCGGCGACCAGACCGCCATCATCTGGGAAGGCGACGACCCGAACGATTCCAAGCACGTCACCTATCGTGAGCTGCACGAGCAGGTTTGCCGCCTGTCCAACGTGATGACCGATCTGGGCGTCAAGAAGGGCGATCGCGTCACCATCTATCTGCCGATGATCGTGGAAGCCGCCGTCGCCATGCTGGCCTGCGCCCGCGTCGGCGCCATCCATTCCATCGTTTTCGGCGGTTTCTCGCCCGACGCCCTGGCCGGCCGTATCCAGGATTGCGACAGCTCGCTGGTCATCACCGCCGACGAAGGTCTGCGCGGTGGCCGCAAGGTGCCGCTGAAGGCCAATGTCGACAAGGCGCTGGAAACCTGCTGGTCGGTCAAGAACGTCCTGGTGGTCAAGCGCACCGGCGGCAACATCCACATGGTCACCGGTCGTGACCATTGGTACGAAGAGCTGACCGCCAAGGCCGGCGCCACCCACACCGCCGTGGAAATGAACGCGGAAGACCCGCTGTTCATCCTTTACACCTCGGGCTCGACCGGCAAGCCCAAGGGCGTGCTGCACACCACCGGCGGCTATCTGTGCTATGCCTCCATGACCCATCAGTACGTCTTCGACTATCATGAAGGCGACGTCTATTGGTGCACCGCCGACGTGGGTTGGGTCACCGGCCACTCCTACATCGTCTATGGCCCGCTGGCCAATGGCGCCATCACCTTGATGTTCGAAGGCATCCCGACCTATCCCGACGCCTCGCGCTTCTGGCAGGTGGTCGACAAGCACAAGGTCAACATCTTCTACACCGCGCCGACCGCCATCCGTTCGCTGATGCGCGAAGGCGAGGAAATGGTCAAGAAGACCAGCCGGTCCAGCCTGCGTCTGTTGGGTTCGGTGGGCGAGCCCATCAACCCGGAAGCTTGGCTGTGGTACCACCGCGTCGTCGGCGACAACCGTTGCCCGATCGTCGACACCTGGTGGCAGACCGAAACCGGCGGCATCCTGATCACGCCGTTGCCGGGTGCCACCGCGCTGAAGCCCGGCTCGGCCACCCGTCCGTTCTTCGGCGTCAAGCCGGTGATGGTCGATGCCGAAGGCAAGGTGCTGGAAGGCGCCGTCGAAGGCAATCTGTGCTTGGCCGAACCCGGTTGGCCCGGCCAGATGCGCACCATTTTCGGTGACCACAAGCGCTTCGGCGAAACCTACTTCTCCACCTATCCCGGCTACTACTTCACCGGTGACGGCGCCCGTCGCGATGAGGACGGCTATTACTGGATCACCGGTCGCGTCGATGACGTGATCAACGTGTCCGGTCACCGCATGGGCACCGCCGAGGTGGAATCCGCCCTGGTCGCCCATCCCAAGGTGGCCGAGGCCGCCGTGGTCGGTTACCCGCACGAGATCAAGGGCCAGGGCATCTATGCCTATGTCACCCTGATCCAGGGCGAAGAGCCGACCGAGGAACTGCGCAAGGAACTGGTGGCCTGGGTCCGTAAGGAAATCGGCCCGATCGCCAGCCCCGACCTGATCCAGTGGTCGCCGGGCCTGCCCAAGACCCGTTCGGGCAAGATCATGCGCCGCATTCTGCGCAAGATCGCCGAGAACGAGTTCGGCGCGCTGGGCGACACCTCGACCCTGGCCGATCCGACCGTGGTCGA
This is a stretch of genomic DNA from Magnetospirillum gryphiswaldense MSR-1 v2. It encodes these proteins:
- the acs gene encoding acetate--CoA ligase; its protein translation is MTELFPVPAEFAKQALIDEKTYQEWYARSVNDPDGFWGEHGKRLDWIKPYTKVKEVSYTGDVSINWFADGTLNVAANCLDRHLAKRGDQTAIIWEGDDPNDSKHVTYRELHEQVCRLSNVMTDLGVKKGDRVTIYLPMIVEAAVAMLACARVGAIHSIVFGGFSPDALAGRIQDCDSSLVITADEGLRGGRKVPLKANVDKALETCWSVKNVLVVKRTGGNIHMVTGRDHWYEELTAKAGATHTAVEMNAEDPLFILYTSGSTGKPKGVLHTTGGYLCYASMTHQYVFDYHEGDVYWCTADVGWVTGHSYIVYGPLANGAITLMFEGIPTYPDASRFWQVVDKHKVNIFYTAPTAIRSLMREGEEMVKKTSRSSLRLLGSVGEPINPEAWLWYHRVVGDNRCPIVDTWWQTETGGILITPLPGATALKPGSATRPFFGVKPVMVDAEGKVLEGAVEGNLCLAEPGWPGQMRTIFGDHKRFGETYFSTYPGYYFTGDGARRDEDGYYWITGRVDDVINVSGHRMGTAEVESALVAHPKVAEAAVVGYPHEIKGQGIYAYVTLIQGEEPTEELRKELVAWVRKEIGPIASPDLIQWSPGLPKTRSGKIMRRILRKIAENEFGALGDTSTLADPTVVEDLIENRMNRG